The Helicobacter sp. MIT 99-5507 genome includes a region encoding these proteins:
- a CDS encoding DUF6056 family protein: MRLQDCLDSKIPLFLFFLIFLYLFVLNIFLPPQADDIHASIKAKDGFSAAINSYMTWNARIGELVFVSFVGGWSDIVFDFINALFGSVFIWMFFIFIFVRFPNNKDIYCILLICFYCFILLHLELIFCGVQEV, from the coding sequence TTGAGATTACAAGATTGTTTAGATTCAAAGATTCCATTATTTTTATTTTTTTTAATCTTTTTATATTTATTTGTATTAAATATTTTTTTACCACCGCAAGCTGATGATATTCATGCAAGCATAAAAGCAAAAGATGGATTTAGTGCTGCTATTAATTCATATATGACTTGGAATGCAAGGATTGGTGAATTAGTATTTGTAAGCTTTGTGGGCGGATGGAGTGATATTGTTTTTGATTTTATTAATGCATTGTTTGGAAGTGTTTTTATATGGATGTTTTTTATTTTCATCTTTGTTAGATTCCCAAATAATAAAGATATATATTGCATTCTTTTGATATGTTTTTATTGCTTTATTTTGCTCCATTTGGAGCTGATTTTTTGTGGGGTGCAGGAAGTTTAA